The Pirellulales bacterium genomic sequence AAAGATGACATCGGGACTCGACGAATTAGGTGTAAACTGGGTGTAGATCTGGCTGTTGGTTGCCTCATCCTGGTAGAACGCTCCTCGCCAATCGTTATGGGCTTCGGGCAGTCCGCGCAAGTATTCGCCGAGTGCCAATGTCTTGCTTGTGCCATCGAGAAAATCTTTTGCTCTGGCGCCGAAATTGACGCCAAAAGCATGCTGCTTGTTTGGTGGGGCAACGAATAACTGCGATGTCGGGAGAATGCCGTGGTCGTGTGAAATATCACCGAAAAAGGCGAGGTAATTTCCCAGCGCCAAATCGCCGCAGGAAGTTTTTCGAACTTGGGCGCCAGCGCCGTCGCTGGGGCATAGCATTGTCGTGATGACCTTGCCAGTTATCGCATTTGGCCCGATGGAGTTCGCGTTCTGGCACCAGTTCGTATTCGAACGACCTTTCAAAGTCTGATTGTATCGCTGATAGATCGATTGCTCTTCGAAATACGGAAGTAGCGTGACGACCCATGTTTGTCGAGTTGGACCATACGCAACGTGCGCCGGATCATTTACTGCTCCAATGGGGAACTGTTTGCGCGCCTGCAAGTGATTCTGCAACCCCAGCCCCAATTGCTTAAGATTGTTTGCGCATTGGGAGCGTCTTGCCGCCTCGCGAGCAGCCTGCACCGCGGGCAGAAGCAACGCAATCAAGATACCGATGATCGCGATTACCACC encodes the following:
- a CDS encoding DUF1559 domain-containing protein; the encoded protein is MVIAIIGILIALLLPAVQAAREAARRSQCANNLKQLGLGLQNHLQARKQFPIGAVNDPAHVAYGPTRQTWVVTLLPYFEEQSIYQRYNQTLKGRSNTNWCQNANSIGPNAITGKVITTMLCPSDGAGAQVRKTSCGDLALGNYLAFFGDISHDHGILPTSQLFVAPPNKQHAFGVNFGARAKDFLDGTSKTLALGEYLRGLPEAHNDWRGAFYQDEATNSQIYTQFTPNSSSPDVIFPGYCVDRPQQNMPCTEDYNETGTSRSRHAGGINISICDGSVHFLVDAVDLSTWRALGTLNGGEVEAGTR